In Nodularia sp. LEGE 06071, one DNA window encodes the following:
- the atpB gene encoding F0F1 ATP synthase subunit A: MLNFLNFYSLPLAELEVGKHLYWQIGNFKLHGQVFLTSWFVIGVLVLVSLAASSNIKRIPSGLQNLMEYALEFIRDLAKNQIGEKEYRPWVPFVGTLFLFIFVSNWSGALVPFKLIHLPEGELTAPTSDINTTVALALLTSLAYFYAGFSKKGLGYFGNYVQPVSFMLPFKIIEDFTKPLSLSFRLFGNILADELVVGVLVLLVPLFVPLPVMALGLFTSAIQALIFATLAAAYIGEAMEDHGEEHHE; the protein is encoded by the coding sequence ATGCTGAATTTTCTGAACTTCTACTCTCTTCCACTTGCCGAATTGGAAGTGGGTAAACATCTGTACTGGCAAATAGGCAACTTCAAGCTGCACGGTCAGGTGTTTCTCACATCCTGGTTTGTTATTGGTGTACTAGTGCTAGTTTCCTTAGCAGCCAGTAGTAACATCAAAAGAATTCCCAGTGGGTTACAGAACCTCATGGAGTATGCCCTGGAATTCATTCGGGATTTGGCTAAAAACCAAATTGGCGAAAAAGAATATCGCCCTTGGGTGCCTTTCGTTGGCACTTTGTTTTTGTTCATTTTTGTGTCAAATTGGTCAGGGGCGCTGGTTCCTTTCAAGCTGATACATTTGCCAGAAGGTGAACTAACAGCACCTACAAGCGACATCAATACAACAGTTGCCTTAGCGTTGCTGACATCGCTGGCGTATTTTTACGCTGGTTTCAGCAAAAAGGGTTTAGGGTATTTTGGCAACTACGTCCAACCAGTGTCGTTTATGTTGCCCTTCAAGATTATTGAAGACTTCACCAAGCCTCTTTCCCTAAGCTTCCGTTTATTCGGCAACATCTTGGCTGACGAACTTGTAGTAGGTGTACTTGTATTGCTAGTACCCTTGTTTGTACCTCTGCCAGTAATGGCTTTGGGACTATTTACCAGCGCCATTCAAGCACTAATTTTTGCGACTTTAGCCGCCGCTTACATCGGTGAAGCGATGGAAGATCATGGCGAAGAGCATCATGAATGA
- a CDS encoding ATP synthase subunit I encodes MSLSEDSIDPTPTTQQDTQSGSEDTEPVNASMQEFYQLYQELLIITLALTVTVFISVWIAYSLNIALNYLLGACAGVLYLRLLAKDVEGLGREKQALSKTRLALLVALIFLASRWNQLQILPIFLGFLTYKATLIFYVIRISFVSDD; translated from the coding sequence GTGAGCTTGTCAGAAGATTCAATTGACCCCACTCCGACAACACAACAAGATACTCAATCTGGTTCTGAAGACACAGAACCAGTGAACGCTTCCATGCAGGAGTTCTATCAACTCTACCAGGAGTTGTTGATAATTACACTTGCCTTGACAGTGACTGTTTTTATCTCTGTGTGGATCGCTTACTCGCTGAACATTGCCCTCAATTATCTATTAGGGGCCTGTGCAGGTGTGCTTTATTTGAGGCTGTTGGCAAAAGATGTTGAGGGTTTAGGTAGAGAAAAACAGGCGCTGAGTAAAACTCGGTTAGCCTTATTAGTAGCTCTGATTTTCCTAGCATCGCGGTGGAATCAACTACAAATTTTACCCATATTCTTGGGATTTCTCACATACAAAGCCACACTCATCTTCTACGTAATTAGGATATCTTTTGTCTCTGACGACTAG
- a CDS encoding class I SAM-dependent methyltransferase produces MSDSQTVSAAVAKLYDTYPFPPEPLLDEAPPGYNWRWNWSAAYNFCTGRKPAKQDIRVLDAGCGSGVSTEYLVHLNPQAQVVGIDLSAGTLEVAKERCKRSGADRVEFHHLSLYDVEQLPGEFDLINCVGVLHHLPDPIRGIQALAKKLAPGGLMHIFVYGELGRWEIQLMQKAIALLQGDKKGDYRDGVQVGRKIFASLPENNRIVKREKELWSLENHKDECFADMYVHPQETDYNIETLFELIDASGLEFINFSNPDFWQLGRLLEKAPELIARSHELSDRQRYRLIELLNPEVTHYEFFLGRLPLIKSNWSEEKVLLQAIPELNPCIDGFPSQCVFNYNYQIVNLSELELQFLQKCDGHLTMSEILATVQIDLNQIRSLLEQQIILLSPS; encoded by the coding sequence ATGTCAGACTCCCAAACTGTTAGTGCTGCTGTTGCGAAACTCTACGATACCTATCCCTTCCCCCCAGAACCTCTACTAGATGAAGCCCCCCCTGGGTACAATTGGCGCTGGAATTGGTCAGCCGCTTACAATTTCTGCACGGGACGCAAACCAGCAAAGCAAGATATCCGCGTTTTAGATGCTGGTTGTGGTTCCGGTGTGAGTACTGAATATTTGGTACATCTCAACCCCCAAGCCCAGGTGGTAGGAATTGATTTAAGTGCTGGAACTTTAGAGGTAGCCAAAGAACGCTGTAAACGTTCGGGTGCTGATAGGGTGGAGTTTCATCACCTGAGTTTGTACGATGTGGAACAGCTACCAGGGGAGTTTGATTTAATTAATTGCGTGGGTGTGTTGCATCACTTACCTGACCCCATACGTGGTATTCAAGCCTTAGCCAAGAAGTTAGCCCCTGGTGGACTAATGCACATTTTTGTCTATGGCGAACTGGGACGCTGGGAAATTCAACTCATGCAAAAGGCGATCGCACTTCTCCAAGGTGACAAAAAAGGCGATTATCGTGATGGGGTACAAGTCGGACGAAAAATATTCGCATCTTTACCAGAAAACAACCGAATTGTCAAGCGAGAAAAAGAACTTTGGTCTTTAGAAAACCACAAGGATGAATGTTTTGCTGATATGTACGTTCATCCCCAGGAGACTGATTACAACATTGAGACGCTGTTTGAATTAATTGATGCTTCTGGCTTGGAGTTTATTAATTTTTCTAATCCTGATTTTTGGCAGTTAGGAAGACTATTAGAGAAAGCACCGGAGTTAATTGCACGATCGCATGAATTGAGCGATCGCCAGCGTTACCGCCTGATAGAATTACTAAATCCCGAAGTTACTCATTATGAGTTTTTCCTCGGTCGTCTTCCCCTCATTAAATCCAACTGGTCAGAGGAAAAAGTCCTATTGCAAGCTATTCCCGAACTTAACCCCTGTATTGATGGTTTTCCCAGCCAATGTGTATTTAATTACAATTATCAAATTGTCAACTTATCAGAATTAGAGTTGCAATTTTTACAAAAATGTGATGGGCATTTAACCATGTCTGAGATTTTGGCAACGGTGCAAATCGACTTGAATCAAATCCGGTCACTCCTTGAACAGCAGATAATTTTATTGTCACCGAGTTAA
- a CDS encoding Uma2 family endonuclease yields the protein MYQVDPPLPPTETLPTMYDLPSENQEEPGLPDEFHLLQPELLRITFRPPSYAEDNIFTASDLNLYYDPHHPQWYKRPDWFAVLGASRFYNQTELRLSYVTWQEGINPFVAVELISPGTEAEDLGRSLREVNQPPNKWSVYERILRVPYYFAFNRYTNELHCFGLMMNRYQPLSVNGLGVWLESAELGLGLWDGEYQGLKRLWLRWYDRDNNWLLTPVEQEKKRADSAELENAKLRQLLLEQGISLPNGE from the coding sequence ATGTATCAAGTAGACCCGCCCTTACCTCCTACAGAAACACTGCCAACTATGTATGACTTGCCCAGCGAAAATCAGGAGGAACCAGGTTTGCCGGATGAATTTCATCTTCTCCAACCGGAATTACTTCGCATCACTTTTCGCCCGCCTAGTTATGCTGAAGATAATATTTTCACAGCTAGTGACTTAAACTTATACTATGATCCTCATCATCCCCAATGGTATAAGCGCCCCGATTGGTTTGCAGTGTTGGGAGCATCGCGTTTTTATAACCAAACAGAATTGCGATTAAGTTATGTTACTTGGCAAGAGGGAATTAATCCTTTTGTAGCAGTTGAACTAATATCACCAGGTACAGAAGCAGAAGATTTAGGGCGAAGTTTACGGGAGGTTAATCAACCGCCTAATAAATGGTCAGTGTATGAGCGAATTTTGAGAGTTCCCTATTATTTTGCCTTCAACCGTTACACTAATGAGCTTCACTGTTTTGGTTTAATGATGAACCGCTATCAACCTCTGTCTGTGAATGGCCTGGGGGTGTGGTTAGAGTCAGCAGAGTTAGGTTTAGGGTTATGGGATGGAGAATATCAAGGATTAAAAAGACTGTGGCTGCGTTGGTATGATCGAGACAATAATTGGTTACTCACACCCGTAGAACAGGAGAAAAAACGGGCTGATTCTGCCGAGTTAGAAAATGCTAAGTTGCGGCAATTGTTACTTGAACAAGGAATCAGTTTACCAAATGGTGAATAA
- a CDS encoding phycobilisome rod-core linker polypeptide, whose protein sequence is MSVKASGGSSVARPQLYQTLTVATISQAEQQDRFLGNGELSELASYFASGAKRLEIAQMLTENSEIIVSRAANRIFVGGSPMAFLEKPQERELAMATAGATAEGTVTEGMKLGTVTYVESRGGFLENLRSIFNSSPGGPTPAGFRPINVARYGPSNMAKSLRDLSWFLRYATYAIVAGDPNIISVNTRGLREIIENACSGEATLVALQEIKAGSLSYFRKDAEATEIVSQYMDVLLNEFKAPTPSNKVRQRPSGDQQGLQLPQIYSVAAERRPKFAMKPGLSASEKIEVVKAAYRQLFERDITRAYSLSISDLESKVKNGDISMKEFVRRLAKSPLYQKQFYQPFINSRVIELAFRHILGRGPSSREEVQKYFAIISNGGLPALVDALVDSDEYGDYFGEETVPYLRGLGQEAQECRNWGPQQDLFNYSAPFRKVPQFITTFAAYDRPLPDQHPYGSGNDALEIQFGAIFPKETRNPSSRPAPFGKDTRRILIHQGPGINNQLSNPKARGEFPGSLGPKVFRLDQVPSTLSRKGGKGVSVKFSESSTQAVIRAIYLQVFGRDVYEGQRLKVAEIKLENGEITVREFVRILAKSDLFRKMYWTSLYVCKAIEYIHRRLLGRPTYGRQENNKYFDLASKKGFYAVVDAILDTTEYSEAFGEDTVPYERYLTPAGVSLRQLRVGSIREDVGAAKVTKVETPRFVELGTVTENRSEPDIQFRINQGVTKKREQSKVFKLVANTSNKVAVNTLISAAYRQIFERDVAPYILKNEFTVLESKLGNGEISVKEFIAGLGYSSLYLKEFYTPYPNTKVIELGTKHFLGRAPLDQAEIRKYNQLLATQGIRAFITAMVESAEYGQAFGEDTVPYRRFPTLPAANFPNTQKLYNQLTKQNVDVVVPSFETVKPRIASVNTPILAKAIADLAAQAKAIDKTKPLFIELGRSFNDGRGQSVEVGVGTSRRKPARIHRLTLGGNQAEKQQVINAAYCQVLDIFSGQVPQDFRRSNLDSKLRNGEISVREFVRELASSEIYRKRFYTPYPNTKVIEFLFRHLLGRAPATQGEIRQYNKLLADSGLKAAVEAIVDSAEYARFFGEDVVPYPRYPSLPAGNYLGSVQAAADLVKQSWSSLSPAVLTGRPSDR, encoded by the coding sequence ATGAGCGTTAAAGCAAGTGGTGGAAGCTCCGTTGCGCGTCCGCAACTATATCAAACTCTGACTGTGGCGACGATTTCCCAAGCCGAGCAGCAAGACCGCTTTTTGGGAAACGGTGAACTCAGCGAACTAGCCAGCTATTTTGCATCTGGTGCAAAGCGTCTGGAAATTGCTCAGATGCTGACGGAAAACTCTGAGATCATCGTATCTAGGGCTGCTAACCGGATTTTTGTCGGTGGCTCGCCAATGGCTTTCTTAGAAAAGCCTCAAGAACGAGAACTAGCTATGGCTACGGCTGGGGCTACGGCTGAGGGAACTGTCACAGAAGGCATGAAACTAGGAACTGTCACCTACGTTGAAAGTCGTGGTGGATTTCTAGAAAATTTACGTTCAATATTTAACTCGTCTCCTGGTGGCCCGACACCTGCTGGTTTTAGACCAATCAATGTCGCCCGTTATGGCCCAAGCAACATGGCCAAGAGTTTACGGGATTTATCCTGGTTCTTGCGTTATGCAACTTATGCAATTGTGGCGGGTGACCCCAATATCATCAGTGTGAACACACGGGGTTTGCGGGAAATCATTGAAAATGCTTGCTCTGGTGAAGCCACCTTGGTCGCTTTGCAGGAAATTAAAGCAGGATCACTTTCCTATTTCCGCAAGGATGCTGAGGCTACAGAAATTGTGTCTCAGTACATGGATGTTTTGCTGAATGAATTCAAAGCACCCACACCTTCTAACAAAGTCCGTCAACGTCCCTCTGGCGACCAACAAGGACTACAACTGCCACAAATCTACTCTGTAGCAGCAGAACGTCGTCCTAAGTTTGCGATGAAGCCTGGTTTGTCAGCCAGTGAAAAAATCGAGGTTGTGAAAGCAGCCTATCGGCAACTTTTCGAGCGTGACATTACCCGTGCTTATAGCTTGTCGATTTCTGATTTGGAATCTAAGGTGAAGAATGGCGATATCTCCATGAAGGAGTTTGTCCGTCGTCTCGCTAAATCTCCCCTTTACCAAAAACAGTTTTACCAGCCATTTATTAACAGCCGAGTTATCGAACTAGCTTTCCGTCACATTTTGGGACGGGGACCAAGTAGCCGTGAAGAAGTGCAAAAATACTTTGCGATTATTTCTAACGGCGGTTTACCAGCTTTGGTTGATGCTTTGGTGGATTCTGACGAATACGGCGATTACTTTGGCGAAGAAACAGTTCCCTATTTGCGTGGTTTGGGTCAAGAAGCCCAAGAATGTCGTAACTGGGGACCACAGCAAGACCTGTTTAATTACAGTGCGCCTTTCCGCAAAGTCCCTCAGTTTATTACGACTTTTGCGGCTTACGATCGCCCACTACCAGACCAACATCCATACGGTTCTGGTAATGACGCGTTGGAAATCCAATTTGGGGCAATTTTCCCGAAAGAAACTCGCAACCCCAGCAGCCGACCAGCACCTTTTGGTAAGGATACCCGCCGGATCTTGATTCACCAAGGGCCTGGTATTAATAACCAACTGAGTAATCCGAAGGCGCGGGGTGAATTCCCTGGTTCTTTAGGACCAAAGGTGTTCCGATTGGATCAAGTTCCTTCGACCCTCAGCAGAAAGGGTGGTAAGGGTGTCAGCGTCAAATTCTCGGAAAGCTCTACCCAAGCGGTAATTAGAGCGATTTACCTGCAAGTCTTTGGTCGTGACGTTTACGAAGGTCAACGCCTGAAGGTGGCAGAAATTAAGCTGGAAAACGGCGAAATTACTGTACGGGAGTTTGTCCGCATTTTGGCGAAGTCGGATTTATTCCGCAAGATGTACTGGACATCTCTGTATGTTTGTAAAGCGATTGAGTATATTCACCGCCGCTTGTTGGGTCGTCCTACTTACGGTCGTCAAGAAAACAACAAGTATTTTGATCTTGCTTCTAAGAAGGGCTTCTATGCAGTTGTAGATGCCATTCTGGACACCACAGAGTACAGCGAGGCATTTGGTGAAGATACAGTGCCTTACGAACGGTATTTGACTCCGGCTGGTGTGTCGTTGCGACAATTGCGAGTTGGTAGTATCCGCGAAGATGTGGGTGCGGCGAAGGTTACAAAAGTCGAAACACCACGCTTTGTAGAACTGGGTACGGTGACTGAAAACCGCTCAGAACCTGATATCCAATTCCGGATTAATCAAGGTGTTACCAAGAAGCGCGAACAAAGCAAAGTCTTTAAGCTGGTGGCAAATACTAGCAATAAAGTTGCGGTAAATACTTTGATTAGTGCTGCTTATCGTCAGATTTTTGAGCGTGATGTTGCACCTTACATCCTCAAAAATGAATTCACAGTTTTAGAAAGCAAGCTGGGGAATGGCGAAATCAGCGTTAAGGAATTTATTGCTGGTTTGGGTTACTCCAGTCTTTACCTGAAAGAATTTTACACACCTTATCCCAACACCAAGGTGATTGAGTTGGGAACGAAGCATTTCTTGGGACGTGCGCCTCTAGACCAGGCTGAAATCCGCAAGTATAACCAGCTGTTGGCTACTCAAGGGATTCGGGCTTTTATTACTGCGATGGTGGAAAGTGCGGAATATGGCCAAGCCTTTGGTGAGGATACGGTTCCTTACCGTCGCTTCCCAACTCTACCTGCGGCTAATTTCCCCAATACTCAAAAGCTTTACAACCAACTCACCAAGCAAAATGTTGATGTAGTTGTGCCTAGCTTTGAGACTGTGAAGCCCCGGATTGCGTCTGTGAATACGCCAATTTTAGCGAAGGCGATCGCAGATTTGGCAGCCCAAGCCAAGGCTATCGACAAGACCAAGCCGTTGTTCATTGAGTTGGGTCGTTCCTTCAATGATGGTCGTGGTCAGTCTGTGGAAGTAGGTGTAGGTACAAGCCGCCGCAAACCTGCACGGATTCACCGCCTGACTTTAGGTGGAAATCAAGCAGAGAAGCAACAGGTAATTAATGCTGCTTACTGTCAAGTGTTGGATATATTTAGCGGTCAAGTTCCCCAAGACTTCCGCCGTTCTAACTTAGACAGCAAACTGCGGAACGGGGAAATTTCTGTCCGCGAGTTTGTTAGAGAGTTGGCTAGTTCCGAAATCTACCGGAAACGGTTCTATACGCCTTATCCCAACACCAAGGTGATTGAGTTCCTATTCCGTCACCTATTGGGACGCGCACCAGCCACACAAGGCGAAATCCGCCAATATAACAAGTTGCTGGCTGATAGCGGTTTAAAGGCTGCTGTAGAGGCAATTGTGGATAGTGCAGAGTATGCGCGCTTCTTCGGTGAAGATGTAGTGCCTTATCCTCGCTACCCATCACTACCAGCTGGTAACTACCTCGGTAGCGTCCAAGCTGCGGCTGACTTGGTGAAACAATCTTGGTCTAGTTTGTCACCTGCTGTACTGACAGGCCGCCCAAGCGATCGCTAA
- the apcA gene encoding allophycocyanin subunit alpha, translating into MSIVTKSIVNADAEARYLSPGELDRIKSFVSGGERRLRIAQILTENRERIVKQAGDQLFQKRPDVVSPGGNAYGQEMTATCLRDLDYYLRLVTYGIVSGDVTPIEEIGVVGVREMYKSLGTPIDAVAGGVNAMKNVAATLLSAEDSGEAGAYFDYLVGAMQ; encoded by the coding sequence ATGAGTATCGTCACGAAGTCCATCGTGAATGCTGATGCAGAAGCCCGCTACCTTAGCCCCGGCGAACTGGATCGGATCAAAAGCTTTGTTTCCGGTGGTGAACGTCGCCTCCGCATCGCGCAAATTTTGACCGAAAACCGCGAACGCATTGTTAAGCAAGCTGGTGATCAGTTGTTCCAAAAGCGCCCTGATGTTGTTTCTCCTGGTGGAAACGCTTACGGCCAAGAAATGACCGCTACTTGTCTGCGCGACCTAGACTACTACCTCCGCCTTGTCACCTACGGAATTGTTTCCGGTGATGTTACCCCCATCGAAGAAATCGGTGTTGTGGGTGTGCGTGAAATGTACAAGTCCCTCGGCACTCCTATTGATGCTGTGGCTGGTGGCGTTAACGCGATGAAGAATGTTGCTGCTACCTTGCTGTCTGCTGAAGACTCTGGTGAAGCTGGCGCTTACTTCGATTACCTAGTCGGTGCGATGCAGTAA
- the apcB gene encoding allophycocyanin subunit beta yields MQDAITSVINASDVQGKYLDTAALEKLKGYFVTGELRVRAATAISANAAAIVKEAVAKSLLYSDITRPGGNMYTTRRYAACIRDLDYYLRYSTYAMLAGDPSILDERVLNGLKETYNSLGVPVGATVQAIQAIKEVTASLVGPDAGKEMGVYLDYISSGLS; encoded by the coding sequence ATGCAAGACGCAATTACCTCTGTCATTAACGCTTCAGACGTTCAAGGTAAATACTTGGATACTGCGGCTCTAGAAAAGCTCAAAGGCTACTTCGTAACTGGTGAACTACGCGTGCGCGCTGCTACAGCTATTAGTGCTAACGCAGCTGCGATCGTCAAAGAAGCAGTAGCTAAGTCTTTGTTATACTCTGACATCACTCGTCCCGGTGGTAATATGTACACCACCCGTCGCTATGCTGCTTGCATCCGCGATTTGGACTACTACCTACGTTATTCTACCTACGCTATGCTAGCTGGTGATCCTTCGATCCTAGACGAGCGCGTATTGAATGGCTTGAAAGAAACCTACAACTCCTTGGGTGTTCCCGTAGGCGCTACTGTACAAGCTATCCAAGCTATCAAAGAAGTAACCGCTAGCTTAGTTGGCCCTGATGCCGGCAAAGAAATGGGCGTTTACCTAGACTATATCTCCTCTGGCTTGAGCTAA
- a CDS encoding phycobilisome linker polypeptide codes for MARLFKVTACVPSQSRIRTQRELQNTYFTKLVPYENWFREQQRIQKMGGKIVKVELATGKQGTNAGLS; via the coding sequence ATGGCTCGTTTGTTTAAAGTTACTGCTTGTGTCCCCAGTCAGTCCCGCATTCGTACTCAAAGAGAGTTGCAAAATACTTACTTCACCAAGCTAGTTCCTTACGAAAATTGGTTTCGCGAACAGCAACGCATTCAAAAAATGGGTGGCAAAATTGTGAAGGTAGAACTAGCAACTGGTAAGCAAGGTACTAATGCTGGGTTGTCGTAA
- a CDS encoding glycosyltransferase family 4 protein translates to MKRLLLITERFAPDLGGLASSATRLVTTLCQLDIEVDVVTWSRYLQPGEVLPPEILGAKYRVYRIGLYRHWDMTMPHTLNFLDWLQQTRGYDAVWGHYLFPSGFLASWFAGLQKIPSTVSARGNDIDREMFPPGDFARLQWTLQHANVITAVSAEMSRKIQLLSGRDDVLVLKNAVDTNIFCLSKSGDITREKLGIAPDEVVLGFCGELREKKGQQFLLNALTTVRSQRPACLLIIGEVRASQESILQVYKTQQPENAQRIIVTGHLSNSGLVAEYLRLCDIYLQPSLWEGMPNALLEAMACGCCCIASDAGGIPEVILHGENGFLLPRSQLHKLGEAVLECLTMPGEQKNGIVQAAGDRILNEYSIAQEQQRLQILLNRLMPN, encoded by the coding sequence ATGAAGCGTCTTTTATTAATTACAGAACGGTTTGCACCAGATTTAGGAGGTTTGGCTAGTAGTGCTACACGTCTTGTAACTACGCTTTGCCAATTAGATATAGAAGTTGATGTTGTTACTTGGAGTCGTTATTTACAACCAGGGGAAGTTTTACCCCCGGAAATTTTAGGGGCTAAATATCGAGTGTATCGTATAGGGTTGTACCGTCATTGGGATATGACGATGCCTCATACTTTGAATTTTTTGGATTGGTTGCAGCAGACTCGTGGGTATGATGCTGTTTGGGGTCATTATCTTTTTCCTAGTGGTTTTTTGGCTAGCTGGTTTGCTGGACTGCAAAAAATCCCCTCTACTGTTAGTGCTAGAGGTAATGATATCGACCGCGAAATGTTTCCCCCTGGAGATTTTGCCCGTCTGCAATGGACGTTACAACACGCTAATGTGATTACGGCTGTAAGTGCTGAGATGTCTCGCAAAATTCAGTTACTGAGTGGGCGAGATGATGTGTTGGTACTAAAGAATGCGGTAGATACAAATATATTTTGTTTGTCGAAGTCAGGTGATATTACACGGGAGAAGTTAGGAATTGCGCCTGATGAGGTTGTTTTGGGGTTTTGTGGGGAGTTGCGGGAAAAGAAAGGACAGCAATTTCTGTTAAATGCTTTGACAACGGTTCGCAGTCAGCGTCCAGCTTGTTTGTTAATTATCGGTGAGGTTCGGGCTTCTCAGGAATCTATACTACAAGTTTATAAAACTCAGCAGCCAGAAAATGCCCAGCGAATTATAGTTACTGGACATTTATCTAATTCTGGGTTGGTGGCTGAATATCTCCGGTTGTGCGATATTTATCTCCAGCCTTCCCTGTGGGAGGGAATGCCAAATGCGCTACTAGAGGCTATGGCTTGTGGTTGTTGCTGTATTGCTAGTGATGCTGGTGGAATTCCAGAGGTGATTTTACATGGTGAAAATGGTTTTCTGTTGCCTCGTTCTCAGTTACATAAGCTAGGTGAGGCGGTGTTGGAATGTTTGACTATGCCGGGAGAACAGAAAAATGGCATTGTTCAAGCAGCAGGCGATCGCATTCTCAATGAATATTCTATAGCTCAAGAGCAACAACGACTTCAAATTTTACTTAATCGTTTGATGCCCAATTGA
- a CDS encoding glycosyltransferase family 4 protein encodes MNQVINKPQLAYISFDVVPAPKGASIHIAAFSQALAAAFGNIQLVTVSPTAEQIDNDQIFPQVMQTMLPAVGGNLISRVLYFQTSLRGWLQGRQFTAIHIRSIYEGFVIALNKQQYCEQLVFEVNGLPSIELKYRYPGVIDDRELLHKLHTQEQICLTAADLIITPSSTTSEYLQSRNVSPHKIRVIPNGVDLDVFTYNHHCELNILPVMNQDSCLQMIYFGTLSPWQGVNLAIEALELVNKDIPACLTVIGQAREDQIKKLKQLALKLGVENKLTILEPTSQTQLVQHIHASDIILAPLMPSDRNLVQGCCPLKILEGMATGIPVIASDLPVVGELGEDKVHFLLVKPGSAKAIKDAVLQLHHDPKLATQLAQNARQRIEEKYTWKFAGAALTAAYAQLGIKRLSKI; translated from the coding sequence ATGAATCAAGTTATCAATAAACCCCAATTAGCCTATATATCCTTTGATGTTGTACCAGCACCAAAGGGTGCGTCCATTCATATTGCCGCATTTTCTCAGGCTTTAGCCGCAGCTTTTGGCAATATCCAATTAGTCACTGTTTCTCCTACAGCAGAACAGATAGATAATGATCAAATATTCCCGCAAGTGATGCAGACAATGTTACCGGCTGTCGGTGGTAATTTGATTTCTAGAGTTTTGTATTTTCAAACGTCGCTGCGGGGATGGTTGCAAGGTCGCCAATTTACAGCCATTCATATTCGTTCAATTTATGAAGGTTTTGTCATAGCACTTAATAAACAGCAATATTGTGAGCAATTAGTTTTTGAAGTCAATGGTTTACCTTCCATAGAACTAAAATATCGTTATCCTGGTGTTATCGATGATCGAGAACTACTGCACAAATTACATACCCAAGAACAAATTTGTTTAACAGCAGCCGATTTAATTATCACACCTAGTAGTACCACCTCTGAATATTTGCAAAGTCGGAATGTCTCACCCCATAAAATTCGCGTGATTCCCAACGGTGTAGATTTAGATGTGTTTACCTATAATCATCATTGTGAACTGAATATCTTACCTGTGATGAATCAGGATAGCTGTTTACAAATGATCTATTTTGGTACGCTTTCGCCCTGGCAAGGTGTAAATTTAGCAATAGAAGCTTTAGAATTAGTAAATAAAGATATTCCTGCTTGTTTAACAGTGATTGGACAAGCTAGAGAGGATCAAATTAAAAAATTAAAGCAGCTGGCGTTAAAGTTAGGGGTAGAAAATAAACTAACTATTTTAGAACCCACATCACAAACACAGTTAGTTCAACATATCCACGCTTCAGATATTATTTTGGCACCATTAATGCCTAGCGATCGCAACTTAGTTCAAGGTTGTTGTCCCCTAAAGATTTTAGAAGGTATGGCTACGGGAATCCCAGTAATTGCTAGTGATTTGCCTGTAGTCGGCGAACTAGGCGAAGACAAAGTACATTTTTTATTAGTCAAACCAGGTTCAGCTAAAGCAATTAAAGATGCCGTATTGCAGTTACACCATGACCCGAAATTAGCTACCCAACTCGCCCAAAATGCCCGCCAGCGCATTGAAGAGAAATATACTTGGAAATTTGCTGGTGCAGCTTTAACGGCTGCTTATGCTCAATTGGGCATCAAACGATTAAGTAAAATTTGA